Proteins encoded within one genomic window of uncultured Sphingopyxis sp.:
- the rpsJ gene encoding 30S ribosomal protein S10 gives METQNIRIRLKAFDHRVLDQATTDIADTARRTGALIRGPIPLPTRIEKFTVNRGPHVDKKSREQFEVRTHKRLLDIVQPTPQTVDALMKLDLAAGVNVEIKLA, from the coding sequence ATGGAAACGCAGAATATTCGCATTCGCCTGAAGGCCTTTGATCACCGCGTGCTCGATCAGGCCACCACCGACATCGCCGATACGGCACGTCGCACGGGCGCTCTCATTCGCGGTCCGATCCCGCTTCCGACGCGTATTGAAAAATTCACCGTGAACCGCGGTCCGCATGTCGACAAGAAGTCGCGCGAGCAGTTCGAGGTGCGCACCCACAAGCGGCTGCTCGACATCGTGCAGCCCACCCCGCAGACGGTCGATGCGCTGATGAAGCTCGACCTCGCCGCGGGCGTGAACGTCGAAATCAAGTTGGCCTAA
- the rplC gene encoding 50S ribosomal protein L3 has protein sequence MRTGVIAKKMGMTRLFQDDGRHVPVTVLSLEGCQVVSVRDKERDGYVAVQLGAGSAKAKNVAKPQRGAYGKAEVEPKAKLVEFRVADDATLDVGAELSADHFVAGQIVDIQGVTQGKGFAGAMKRWGFGGMRATHGVSISHRAHGSTGNRQDPGRVFKNKKMAGHMGARNRTQQNLEIVRTDVERGLLFVKGSVPGSKGGWLLVRDAVKLPRHPEAPYPAGIKSAANSNEAPADAPVETPVEETVVDTAATDGAQES, from the coding sequence ATGCGTACAGGCGTGATCGCGAAGAAAATGGGGATGACCCGCCTGTTTCAGGACGACGGCCGCCACGTGCCCGTCACCGTCCTGAGCCTCGAAGGCTGCCAGGTCGTCTCCGTGCGCGATAAAGAACGCGACGGCTATGTGGCCGTTCAACTGGGTGCCGGTTCGGCCAAGGCCAAGAACGTCGCCAAGCCGCAGCGCGGCGCTTATGGCAAGGCCGAAGTCGAGCCGAAGGCGAAGCTCGTCGAATTCCGCGTCGCCGACGACGCGACGCTCGACGTCGGCGCCGAACTGTCGGCCGACCACTTCGTCGCCGGCCAGATCGTCGACATCCAGGGCGTGACGCAGGGCAAGGGCTTTGCCGGTGCGATGAAGCGCTGGGGTTTCGGCGGTATGCGCGCGACCCACGGTGTTTCGATCAGCCACCGTGCGCATGGTTCGACCGGTAACCGCCAGGATCCGGGCCGCGTCTTCAAGAACAAGAAGATGGCCGGCCACATGGGCGCGCGCAACCGCACCCAGCAGAATCTCGAAATCGTCCGCACCGACGTCGAGCGCGGCCTTCTCTTCGTCAAGGGCTCGGTCCCTGGCTCGAAGGGCGGCTGGCTGCTCGTCCGCGATGCGGTGAAGCTGCCGCGCCACCCCGAGGCCCCCTATCCGGCGGGCATCAAGAGCGCGGCCAACAGCAACGAAGCCCCGGCTGACGCGCCGGTCGAAACGCCGGTCGAAGAAACCGTCGTCGACACCGCGGCCACCGACGGCGCACAGGAGTCCTGA
- a CDS encoding 50S ribosomal protein L23, translating into MAKAKTIDARHYDVILAPVITEKSTLLSENDAVVFKVANDATKPAIKAAVEALFDVKVLSVNTLVTKGKTKRWKGKPYTRSDVKKAIVRLAEGQSIDVTTGV; encoded by the coding sequence ATGGCTAAGGCAAAAACCATCGACGCGCGTCACTATGACGTGATCCTCGCTCCGGTGATCACCGAAAAGTCGACGCTGCTCAGCGAAAATGACGCGGTGGTGTTCAAGGTCGCGAACGACGCGACCAAGCCCGCCATCAAGGCCGCCGTCGAGGCGCTGTTCGATGTCAAGGTATTGAGCGTGAACACGCTCGTCACCAAGGGCAAGACCAAGCGCTGGAAGGGCAAGCCCTACACCCGCAGCGACGTGAAGAAGGCGATCGTTCGCCTGGCCGAAGGCCAGTCGATCGACGTCACCACGGGCGTCTGA
- the rplD gene encoding 50S ribosomal protein L4, translated as MKVKVQTLDGKAGADIDLNDDVFGVDARADILHRVVAWQLEKRRGPARAARERSDVARTGKKFGRQKGGGTARHGDRKAPIFIGGGKAHGPRARTFGHSLNKKIRTLGLKMALSDKAKGGKLVVLDTLELKDAKTKALAGKLGKLELGNRALFIDGDAVHESFAMASANLIGVDALPAIGANVYDIIRADTLVLTRAAVEKLEARCNG; from the coding sequence ATGAAGGTCAAGGTTCAGACCCTCGATGGCAAGGCTGGCGCCGACATCGATCTTAACGACGACGTCTTCGGCGTCGATGCGCGTGCCGACATCCTGCACCGCGTCGTCGCCTGGCAGCTCGAAAAGCGCCGCGGCCCCGCCCGCGCCGCGCGCGAGCGCAGCGACGTTGCCCGCACCGGCAAGAAGTTCGGTCGCCAGAAGGGCGGCGGTACCGCCCGTCACGGCGATCGCAAGGCGCCGATCTTCATCGGCGGTGGCAAGGCGCATGGTCCCCGGGCCCGCACCTTCGGTCACTCGCTGAACAAGAAAATCCGTACCCTCGGTCTGAAGATGGCGCTGAGCGACAAGGCGAAGGGCGGCAAGCTCGTCGTTCTCGACACGCTCGAGCTCAAGGACGCGAAGACCAAGGCGCTCGCCGGCAAGCTCGGCAAGCTCGAACTCGGCAATCGCGCGCTCTTCATCGACGGCGACGCGGTGCATGAAAGCTTCGCCATGGCTTCGGCCAACCTCATCGGTGTCGACGCGCTGCCCGCCATTGGCGCCAACGTCTATGACATCATCCGTGCCGACACGCTGGTCCTGACCCGCGCGGCGGTCGAAAAGCTGGAGGCCCGCTGCAATGGCTAA